One window from the genome of Anopheles merus strain MAF chromosome 3R, AmerM5.1, whole genome shotgun sequence encodes:
- the LOC121596976 gene encoding potassium voltage-gated channel protein Shaw-like isoform X1 yields MDGENRIILNVGGIRYETYKATLKKIPATRLSRLTEALANYDPVLNEYFFDRHPGVFAQVLNYYRTGKLHYPTDVCGPLFEEELEFWGLDSNQVEPCCWSTYSVHRDTQSTLAILDKLELDDEQPSEEAIARLFGFEEALLNGELTCWQRTKPKIWALFDEPSSSTGAKIVAGISVFFICISVISFCLKTHPGLRVEIPAILNITTNGSASVLPDGLPTTLDELLDHGRLDELLLDYGAPTGTGTGSTSTTTTTTSATTESHSASPTRPETTTQRTGRIVSSAYRMNSGKGASIVENWQETYGQPHEAFFYVELVCNVWFIIELTVRLVVAPNIFEFIKSPVNIIDLAATLSFYTDVCQRMGEQTGLLEAFSIVRILRLFKLTRHSPGLRILIHTFKASARELTLLVFFLVLGIVVFASLVYYAEKLQDNPDNQFKSIPLGLWWAIVTMTTVGYGDMAPKTYVGMFVGALCALAGVLTIALPVPVIVSNFSMFYSHTQARSKLPKKRRRVLPVEQPRRKRDMGVANRRVNALKHQHTQPTHPAIFKDAFGGAKIGHVNGVNVIGLTLQGPSVPGLAVLKPPAVLQQGDFINVPQLSSLQPRQPTTGNVDLLLPLQPKLLVPLAVERRESRPEEMIPLEPKVTLQSDPNGGASGNNTPGDEP; encoded by the exons ATGGATGGAGAGAACCGCATCATACTCAATGTAGGAGGCATCAG GTATGAGACGTACAAGGCGACGCTGAAGAAGATCCCAGCCACCCGGCTGTCGCGCCTGACGGAGGCACTGGCGAACTACGATCCCGTCCTGAACGAGTACTTCTTCGACCGCCATCCGGGGGTGTTTGCCCAGGTCCTCAACTACTATCG AACGGGGAAGCTGCACTATCCGACCGATGTCTGTGGTCCGCTGTTCGAGGAGGAGCTGGAGTTTTGGGGCCTCGACTCGAACCAGGTCGAACCGTGCTGCTGGTCGACGTACAGTGTACATCGTGATACACAG AGCACACTCGCGATACTGGACAAATTGGAGCTAGACGATGAGCAACCGTCCGAGGAGGCGATCGCGCGGCTGTTCGGGTTCGAGGAGGCACTGCTAAACGGCGAGCTAACCTGCTGGCAGCGCACGAAACCGAAAATCTGGGCCCTGTTTGATGAACCGTCGAGCTCGACCGGTGCGAAG ATTGTCGCTGGCATATCGGTGTTCTTCATCTGCATCTCTGTGATATCCTTCTGCCTCAAGACGCACCCGGGGCTGCGGGTGGAAATACCGGCCATCCTTAACATCACGACCAACGGCAGTGCCAGCGTGCTGCCGGACGGACTGCCCACCACGCTGGACGAGCTGCTGGACCATGGCCGGCTGGACGAGCTGCTGCTTGACTATGGTGCGCCCACCGGTACCGGTACCGgctccaccagcaccaccacgacTACCACCAGTGCCACCACCGAGAGCCATTCCGCATCACCGACCCGGCCGGAAACGACCACCCAGCGCACCGGACGCATCGTCTCGAGCGCCTACCGCATGAACTCGGGCAAGGGGGCAAGCATCGTGGAGAACTGGCAGGAAACGTACGGTCAGCCGCACGAAGCCTTCTTCTACGTCGAGCTCGTCTGCAACGTGTGGTTCATCATCGAGCTGACCGTTCGGTTGGTG GTGGCTCCCAACATTTTCGAGTTCATCAAATCGCCCGTCAACATCATCGACCTGGCGGCAACGCTCAGCTTCTACACCGACGTCTGCCAGCGGATGGGCGAGCAGACGGGGCTGCTGGAAGCGTTCTCGATCGTGCGTATCCTGCGGCTGTTCAAGCTGACGCGCCACTCGCCCGGCCTGCGCATCCTGATCCACACGTTCAAGGCGTCCGCCCGGGAGCTAACGCTGCTGGTGTTCTTCCTCGTGCTCGGCATCGTCGTCTTTGCCAGCCTGGTGTACTACGCGGAAAAGCTGCAG GACAACCCGGACAACCAGTTCAAGAGCATCCCGCTCGGGCTGTGGTGGGCGATCGTAACGATGACCACGGTCGGGTACGGCGACATGGCACCGAAAACGTACGTCGGCATGTTCGTCGGTGCGCTGTGCGCCCTGGCCGGTGTGCTGACGATCGCCCTGCCCGTGCCCGTTATTGTCAGCAATTTCTCCATGTTCTACTCGCACACACAG GCCCGCTCGAAGCTGCCCAAGAAGCGTCGCCGTGTGCTGCCGGTCGAGCAGCCGCGCCGGAAGCGGGACATGGGAGTGGCCAACCGGCGGGTGAACGCGCTGAAACACCAACACACCCAACCGACCCATCCCGCCATCTTTAAGGACGCTTTCGGTGGGGCGAAAATCG GTCACGTGAACGGTGTCAATGTGATAGGGCTCACCCTGCAAGGACCCTCCGTGCCGGGGCTGGCCGTGCTGAAGCCACCCGCCGTACTGCAGCAAG GTGATTTTATCAACGTCCCTCAGCTCAGCTCCCTGCAGCCCCGCCAACCGACGACCGGAAATGTGGATTTATTGCTACCATTACAGCCGAAATTGCTTGTTCCGCTGG CAGTCGAGCGAAGGGAATCCCGACCGGAGGAAATGATCCCACTGGAACCGAAAGTGACGCTCCAGAGCGACCCGAACGGCGGTGCGTCCGGCAACAACACGCCCGGGGATGAACCTTGA
- the LOC121596976 gene encoding potassium voltage-gated channel protein Shaw-like isoform X2, with protein MDGENRIILNVGGIRYETYKATLKKIPATRLSRLTEALANYDPVLNEYFFDRHPGVFAQVLNYYRTGKLHYPTDVCGPLFEEELEFWGLDSNQVEPCCWSTYSVHRDTQSTLAILDKLELDDEQPSEEAIARLFGFEEALLNGELTCWQRTKPKIWALFDEPSSSTGAKIVAGISVFFICISVISFCLKTHPGLRVEIPAILNITTNGSASVLPDGLPTTLDELLDHGRLDELLLDYGAPTGTGTGSTSTTTTTTSATTESHSASPTRPETTTQRTGRIVSSAYRMNSGKGASIVENWQETYGQPHEAFFYVELVCNVWFIIELTVRLVVAPNIFEFIKSPVNIIDLAATLSFYTDVCQRMGEQTGLLEAFSIVRILRLFKLTRHSPGLRILIHTFKASARELTLLVFFLVLGIVVFASLVYYAEKLQDNPDNQFKSIPLGLWWAIVTMTTVGYGDMAPKTYVGMFVGALCALAGVLTIALPVPVIVSNFSMFYSHTQARSKLPKKRRRVLPVEQPRRKRDMGVANRRVNALKHQHTQPTHPAIFKDAFGGAKIGHVNGVNVIGLTLQGPSVPGLAVLKPPAVLQQGDFINVPQLSSLQPRQPTTGNVDLLLPLQPKLLVPLVERRESRPEEMIPLEPKVTLQSDPNGGASGNNTPGDEP; from the exons ATGGATGGAGAGAACCGCATCATACTCAATGTAGGAGGCATCAG GTATGAGACGTACAAGGCGACGCTGAAGAAGATCCCAGCCACCCGGCTGTCGCGCCTGACGGAGGCACTGGCGAACTACGATCCCGTCCTGAACGAGTACTTCTTCGACCGCCATCCGGGGGTGTTTGCCCAGGTCCTCAACTACTATCG AACGGGGAAGCTGCACTATCCGACCGATGTCTGTGGTCCGCTGTTCGAGGAGGAGCTGGAGTTTTGGGGCCTCGACTCGAACCAGGTCGAACCGTGCTGCTGGTCGACGTACAGTGTACATCGTGATACACAG AGCACACTCGCGATACTGGACAAATTGGAGCTAGACGATGAGCAACCGTCCGAGGAGGCGATCGCGCGGCTGTTCGGGTTCGAGGAGGCACTGCTAAACGGCGAGCTAACCTGCTGGCAGCGCACGAAACCGAAAATCTGGGCCCTGTTTGATGAACCGTCGAGCTCGACCGGTGCGAAG ATTGTCGCTGGCATATCGGTGTTCTTCATCTGCATCTCTGTGATATCCTTCTGCCTCAAGACGCACCCGGGGCTGCGGGTGGAAATACCGGCCATCCTTAACATCACGACCAACGGCAGTGCCAGCGTGCTGCCGGACGGACTGCCCACCACGCTGGACGAGCTGCTGGACCATGGCCGGCTGGACGAGCTGCTGCTTGACTATGGTGCGCCCACCGGTACCGGTACCGgctccaccagcaccaccacgacTACCACCAGTGCCACCACCGAGAGCCATTCCGCATCACCGACCCGGCCGGAAACGACCACCCAGCGCACCGGACGCATCGTCTCGAGCGCCTACCGCATGAACTCGGGCAAGGGGGCAAGCATCGTGGAGAACTGGCAGGAAACGTACGGTCAGCCGCACGAAGCCTTCTTCTACGTCGAGCTCGTCTGCAACGTGTGGTTCATCATCGAGCTGACCGTTCGGTTGGTG GTGGCTCCCAACATTTTCGAGTTCATCAAATCGCCCGTCAACATCATCGACCTGGCGGCAACGCTCAGCTTCTACACCGACGTCTGCCAGCGGATGGGCGAGCAGACGGGGCTGCTGGAAGCGTTCTCGATCGTGCGTATCCTGCGGCTGTTCAAGCTGACGCGCCACTCGCCCGGCCTGCGCATCCTGATCCACACGTTCAAGGCGTCCGCCCGGGAGCTAACGCTGCTGGTGTTCTTCCTCGTGCTCGGCATCGTCGTCTTTGCCAGCCTGGTGTACTACGCGGAAAAGCTGCAG GACAACCCGGACAACCAGTTCAAGAGCATCCCGCTCGGGCTGTGGTGGGCGATCGTAACGATGACCACGGTCGGGTACGGCGACATGGCACCGAAAACGTACGTCGGCATGTTCGTCGGTGCGCTGTGCGCCCTGGCCGGTGTGCTGACGATCGCCCTGCCCGTGCCCGTTATTGTCAGCAATTTCTCCATGTTCTACTCGCACACACAG GCCCGCTCGAAGCTGCCCAAGAAGCGTCGCCGTGTGCTGCCGGTCGAGCAGCCGCGCCGGAAGCGGGACATGGGAGTGGCCAACCGGCGGGTGAACGCGCTGAAACACCAACACACCCAACCGACCCATCCCGCCATCTTTAAGGACGCTTTCGGTGGGGCGAAAATCG GTCACGTGAACGGTGTCAATGTGATAGGGCTCACCCTGCAAGGACCCTCCGTGCCGGGGCTGGCCGTGCTGAAGCCACCCGCCGTACTGCAGCAAG GTGATTTTATCAACGTCCCTCAGCTCAGCTCCCTGCAGCCCCGCCAACCGACGACCGGAAATGTGGATTTATTGCTACCATTACAGCCGAAATTGCTTGTTCCGCTGG TCGAGCGAAGGGAATCCCGACCGGAGGAAATGATCCCACTGGAACCGAAAGTGACGCTCCAGAGCGACCCGAACGGCGGTGCGTCCGGCAACAACACGCCCGGGGATGAACCTTGA